A section of the Phacochoerus africanus isolate WHEZ1 chromosome 4, ROS_Pafr_v1, whole genome shotgun sequence genome encodes:
- the LOC125124437 gene encoding olfactory receptor 1002-like has product MDYGNQTLVMEFVFVGLTNHFQHQVVLFVIFPLVYLVTLLGNLGMVTLIWMDSRLHTPMYFFLSPLSFVDVCSSAAIGPKILTDIFVEKKVISFFGCAAQLWVFCQCVVTECFLLASMAYDRYMAICKPLLYALIMSQRVCVQLVLGPYATGLISAVTHTVFAFRLPYCGSNIINHFSCDLLPVFSLACADTQGNTFLLFIMAGAGGVLTGVTILVSYTYIVMAISRIRSADGRQKAFSTCSSHLTAVSIFYGTLFFICVRPSSSFSLDINKVVSVFYAAVIPMLNPLIYSLRNKEVKNSFRRACQRKKFSYG; this is encoded by the coding sequence ATGGATTATGGAAATCAAACTTTGGTGATGGAGTTTGTTTTCGTGGGCTTGACAAATCACTTCCAGCACCAGGTGGTTCTTTTTGTGATATTTCCCCTGGTTTATCTTGTCACTCTCCTGGGAAACTTGGGGATGGTCACTCTCATCTGGATGGATTCTCgactccacacccccatgtacttttttCTCAGCCCCTTGTCCTTTGTGGATGTCTGTTCCTCTGCTGCCATTGGTCCCAAGATATTGACTGACATCTTTGTGGAGAAAAAAGTCATCTCTTTCTTTGGTTGTGCTGCTCAGTTATGGGTTTTTTGTCAGTGTGTAGTGACTGAGTGTTTCCTTTTGGCTTCCATGGCATATGATCGGTATATGGCCATCTGTAAGCCCCTGTTGTATGCACTCATTATGTCCCAGCGAGTTTGTGTGCAGCTGGTGCTAGGGCCTTATGCCACGGGTCTTATAAGTGCTGTGACTCATACAGTTTTTGCCTTTCGCCTGCCTTACTGTGGTTCAAACATCATCAATCATTTCTCCTGTGACCTTCTTCCAGTTTTCTCCTTGGCATGTGCAGACACACAGGGcaatacatttttacttttcatcatggctggagctggaggagtcCTCACTGGTGTGACCATCTTGGTCTCTTACACCTACATTGTCATGGCCATCTCACGGATTCGTTCTGCGGATGGGAGGCagaaagccttctccacctgctcttCACACTTGACAGCTGTCTCCATCTTTTATGGGACCCTCTTCTTTATCTGTGTACGGCCAAGTTCTAGTTTCTCCTTGGACATCAACAAAGTGGTTTCTGTGTTCTACGCAGCTGTGATTCCCATGTTGAACCCCCTCATCTATAGCCTGAGAAACAAGGAAGTCAAGAATTCGTTCAGAAGGGCATGTCAAAGGAAGAAGTTTTCTTATGGGTAA
- the LOC125123987 gene encoding olfactory receptor 1009: MAGENYTRITEFIFTGLKYHPRMQVFLFLLFLLFYLVTMTANLGMIILIQLDSRLHTPMYFFLSHLSFVDICFSSVVGPKMLRDFFAERKAISFLGCALQQWFFGFFVAIECLLLASMAYDRYVAICNPLLYSVAMSQRLCIQLVVGPYTVGFLNTMTHTTAAFRLPFCDSNIINHFFCDMSPLLSLICADIWINKLLVFIVAGAVLVISSLTIIISYFYIFIAILRIRSADGRHKAFSTCSSHLTAVSILYGTLFFIYVRPGAIFSLDLNKAVSVFYTAVIPMLNPLIYSLRNKEVKAAMCRTIARRKFCLGS; encoded by the coding sequence ATGGCTGGGGAAAACTATACAAGGATCACAGAGTTTATTTTCACAGGCTTAAAGTACCACCCTCGGATGCAAGTCTTCCTTTTCTTGCTCTTCCTACTTTTTTACCTTGTTACCATGACAGCAAACTTGGGCATGATTATCCTCATCCAGCTCGATTCCCGCCTCCACACACCTATGTACTTTTTTCTCAGTCACTTGTCCTTTGTGGATATCTGCTTTTCCTCCGTCGTGGGTCCCAAGATGCTCAGAGACTTCTTTGCTGAAAGGAAAGCCATCTCTTTCCTGGGATGTGCCTTGCAGCagtggttctttgggttcttcgTGGCCATTGAGTGCCTTCTCCTGGCGTCCATGGCttatgaccgctacgtggccatctgtaATCCACTGTTGTATTCAGTTGCCATGTCACAGAGACTCTGCATCCAACTGGTGGTTGGACCCTATACTGTGGGGTTTCTGAACACCATGACCCACACAACAGCTGCTTTCCGACTTCCGTTTTGTGACTCCAACATTAtcaatcatttcttctgtgacatGTCCCCACTTCTTTCGCTCATATGTGCTGACATCTGGATCAATAAGTTGctagttttcattgtggctgGGGCTGTCCTAGTCATCAGTAGCCTGACCATTATAATCTCTTATTTTTACATCTTCATCGCCATCCTGAGAATCCGCTCTGCTGATGGGAGGCACAAAGCCTTTTCCACCTGCTCTTCCCATCTCACAGCCGTTTCCATCTTATATGGGACCCTCTTCTTTATCTATGTGAGACCAGGTGCAATTTTTTCTCTGGACCTCAATAAAGCGGTGTCCGTGTTCTACACAGCGGTGATCCCCATGTTGAATCCTCTCATCTACAGCTTGAGAAATAAAGAAGTGAAAGCTGCCATGTGCAGGACGATTGCTAGGAGGAAGTTTTGCCTTGGAAGTTAA